Proteins found in one Pongo pygmaeus isolate AG05252 chromosome 8, NHGRI_mPonPyg2-v2.0_pri, whole genome shotgun sequence genomic segment:
- the TEX36 gene encoding testis-expressed protein 36 isoform X1 encodes MTKGQRFNPPSDKDGRWFPHIGLTQKTPESITSATSKEPQGPHLRRQAEGKLPPIYKVREKQAVNNQFPFSVHDNRHSLENSGCYLDSGLGRKKISPDKRQHISRNFNLWACDYVPSCLDGFSNNQISYVYKEAVVVSSFRRFPRCYKEIWNTFTFLPERSYTEVLKKKPKVRFTVDKKVVSSLES; translated from the exons TTCCCTCACATCGGGCTAACGCAAAAGACACCAGAATCCATCACCAGTGCTACGTCAAAAGAGCCCCAGGGTCCACACTTGCGTCGGCAAGCGGAGGGGAAGCTGCCGCCCATATACAAAGTCCGGGAGAAG CAAGCAGTGAATAACCAGTTCCCCTTCTCCGTGCATGACAATCGGCACAGCTTGGAGAACTCTGGATGCTACCTTGACTCC GGCCTGGGACGTAAGAAGATCTCTCCAGATAAGAGGCAACacatttcaagaaattttaatcTCTGGGCATGTGACTATGTTCCATCTTGTCTTGATGGTTTTTCAAATAACCAAATATCATACGTGTATAAAGAAGCCGTGGTGGTCTCAAGCTTCAGACGCTTTCCACGATGCTATAAAGAGAtatggaacacttttacatttctTCCTGAGCGAAGCTATACAGAGGTTTTGAAAAAGAAGCCCAAAGTAAGGTTCACTGTTGACAAAAAGGTTGTTTCTTCACTGGAGTCCTAA